One stretch of Streptomyces sp. A2-16 DNA includes these proteins:
- a CDS encoding GntR family transcriptional regulator: MPTTGLPYGTVPRLERPGPLRDRVYGALLELITTRALQPGQHLVESELAGHLGVSRQPVREALQRLNTEGWVDLRPAQGAFVHEPTDEEADQLLTVRTLLEAEAARLAAANAGSAGIAVLEELCAQGESAVAADDVDAAVALNARLHAKVMELAGNAVLAELAAQVDRRVRWYYTPIARQRGRQSWIEHRELIAAIAARDEQRATAVMRQHTEQTRKMYHDREK; the protein is encoded by the coding sequence CTGCCGACGACAGGACTGCCGTACGGGACGGTGCCCAGGCTCGAGCGCCCCGGTCCACTGCGCGACCGCGTGTACGGCGCGCTGCTGGAACTCATCACCACTCGCGCTCTGCAGCCGGGTCAGCATCTCGTGGAGAGCGAGCTGGCCGGTCATCTGGGGGTGTCCCGGCAGCCGGTGCGGGAGGCGTTGCAGCGGTTGAACACCGAGGGGTGGGTGGATCTGCGGCCGGCCCAGGGTGCGTTCGTGCATGAGCCGACGGACGAGGAGGCGGATCAACTCCTCACTGTGCGTACGTTGTTGGAGGCGGAGGCGGCCCGGCTCGCCGCCGCGAACGCGGGCAGCGCGGGCATCGCCGTACTGGAGGAGCTCTGCGCGCAGGGCGAGAGTGCGGTCGCCGCGGACGACGTGGACGCCGCCGTCGCCCTGAACGCCCGGCTGCACGCCAAGGTCATGGAACTGGCGGGCAACGCGGTCCTCGCCGAACTGGCGGCCCAGGTGGACCGCCGGGTGCGCTGGTACTACACGCCGATCGCCCGGCAGCGCGGCCGGCAGTCCTGGATCGAGCACCGTGAGCTGATCGCCGCGATCGCCGCCCGGGACGAACAGCGCGCCACCGCGGTCATGCGCCAACACACCGAACAGACGCGGAAGATGTACCACGACCGCGAGAAGTAG